One segment of Manihot esculenta cultivar AM560-2 chromosome 4, M.esculenta_v8, whole genome shotgun sequence DNA contains the following:
- the LOC110613680 gene encoding 3-oxoacyl-[acyl-carrier-protein] synthase II, chloroplastic isoform X2: MAVSSLSSPLCTWFLAACMSIACEKDHLLESSIFQYPKRLTQKSRHKKLIGSVHCSQNLLSSFQVSGMQSLMSSCLSLEPFEVLYNSNRSSSSLNSIFSLFGSKSSNRRQMQKRSAVHSGGVAVAVQPEKEIILKKKPLTKNRRVVVTGMGVVTSIGQDADTFYNNLLDGVSGISEIEAFDCSQFPTKIAGEIKSFSADGCVSPKLFKRADKSVLYLLTAGKKALADAGITEQVMDVLDKTRCGVIIGSALGGMKIFNDAIEALRVSYKKMNPFCVPFATTNVGSAILAMDLGWMGPNYSISSACATSNFCILNSANHIIRGETDLMLCGGSDAAIIPIGLGGFVACRTLSQRNDDPTKASRPWDTDRDGFVLGEGAGVLLLEELEHAKRRGAKIYSEFLGGSFTCDAYHMTDPHPDGMGIALCIEQALVQSGVSKENVNYINAHATSTLRGDLTEFQAIVRCFGQNPELRVNSTKSMIGHLLGASGAVEAVATIKAIQTGWVHPNINLENPDEAVVCYSFYDLTVCSFTLFQVVVFNLLCYVCIQDRDLLVGTKKESLDIKVALSNSFGFGGHNSSILFAPYK, from the exons ATGGCTGTTTCTTCTTTGTCCTCCCCTCTGTGCACGTGGTTTCTTGCAGCTTGCATGTCCATTGCTTGCGAGAAAGATCATCTTCTAGAGTCCTCTATATTTCAGTATCCAAAGAGGCTGACGCAGAAGTCCAGACACAAGAAGCTCATAGGTTCAGTCCACTGTTCACAGAACTTACTTTCATCTTTCCAAGTATCTGGCATGCAGAGCTTGATGAGTTCCTGCCTGTCCTTGGAGCCATTTGAGGTGTTGTACAATTCAAATAGGTCATCTTCATCCTTGAACAGTATTTTCTCACTCTTTGgatcaaaatcatcaaatagAAGACAAATGCAGAAGAGAAGTGCAGTCCACTCTG GGGGTGTGGCTGTGGCCGTGCAACCTGAAAAGGAAATTATATTGAAGAAGAAACCTCTGACAAAGAATCGGCGGGTGGTTGTGACGGGGATGGGCGTGGTAACCTCAATAGGTCAAGATGCAGATACATTCTATAATAATCTTCTTGATGGTGTCAGTGGAATAAGTGAGATTGAGGCTTTTGACTGCTCTCAGTTTCCCACT AAAATTGCAGGTGAAATCAAATCTTTCTCAGCAGATGGATGCGTCTCACCCAAGCTTTTTAAAAGGGCAGATAAATCTGTGCTTTACTTGCTCACTGCAGGCAAGAAAGCCTTGGCAGATGCTGGAATTACAGAACAAGTAATGGATGTTTTGGATAAAACTAGATGTGGGGTTATTATTGGCTCTGCATTGGGAGGCATGAAA ATTTTTAATGATGCAATAGAAGCATTGAGGGTTTCATATAAAAAGATGAATCCATTTTGTGTACCATTTGCAACAACTAATGTGGGTTCAGCTATACTAGCAATGGATTTG GGATGGATGGGCCCTAACTACTCAATCTCTTCTGCTTGTGCAACTAGCAACTTTTGCATACTTAATTCAGCAAACCACATCATCAGAGGGGAAACA GACTTGATGCTTTGTGGTGGTTCTGATGCAGCCATTATTCCAATAG GCTTGGGAGGTTTTGTGGCTTGCAGAACTCTATCACAAAGGAATGATGATCCAACCAAAGCATCACGCCCCTGGGATACC GATCGCGATGGGTTTGTTCTTGGAGAAGGAGCTGGTGTTTTGCTCTTAGAAGAGCTAGAACATGCTAAG AGAAGAGGAGCAAAGATTTACTCAGAATTCCTAGGTGGAAGCTTCACTTGTGATGCTTATCACATGACTGACCCTCATCCTGATG GAATGGGAATAGCTCTTTGCATAGAGCAAGCCTTAGTTCAATCTGGTGTTTCCAAAGAAAATGTAAACTATATAAATGCACACGCCACATCCACCCTAAGAGGTGATCTTACAGAATTCCAAGCTATAGTTCGATGTTTTGGCCAAAACCCTGAG CTAAGAGTGAACTCTACAAAATCCATGATTGGCCACCTACTGGGAGCTTCAGGCGCTGTGGAAGCTGTAGCAACAATTAAG GCAATACAAACAGGATGGGTCCACCCTAACATCAATCTTGAAAATCCTGACGAAGCAGTGGTATGTTATTCCTTCTATGATCTCACAGTATGCTCTTTTACACTTTTCCAAGTAGTTGTCTTCAATTTATTGTGCTATGTCTGTATTCAGGACAGGGATTTGCTTGTTGGCACCAAAAAAGAAAGCCTGGACATAAAGGTGGCATTGTCAAACTCTTTCGGATTTGGAGGACACAATTCTTCCATCTTATTTGCACCTTACAAATGA
- the LOC110613680 gene encoding 3-oxoacyl-[acyl-carrier-protein] synthase II, chloroplastic isoform X1, whose product MAVSSLSSPLCTWFLAACMSIACEKDHLLESSIFQYPKRLTQKSRHKKLIGSVHCSQNLLSSFQVSGMQSLMSSCLSLEPFEVLYNSNRSSSSLNSIFSLFGSKSSNRRQMQKRSAVHSGGVAVAVQPEKEIILKKKPLTKNRRVVVTGMGVVTSIGQDADTFYNNLLDGVSGISEIEAFDCSQFPTKIAGEIKSFSADGCVSPKLFKRADKSVLYLLTAGKKALADAGITEQVMDVLDKTRCGVIIGSALGGMKIFNDAIEALRVSYKKMNPFCVPFATTNVGSAILAMDLGWMGPNYSISSACATSNFCILNSANHIIRGETDLMLCGGSDAAIIPIGLGGFVACRTLSQRNDDPTKASRPWDTDRDGFVLGEGAGVLLLEELEHAKRRGAKIYSEFLGGSFTCDAYHMTDPHPDGMGIALCIEQALVQSGVSKENVNYINAHATSTLRGDLTEFQAIVRCFGQNPEVKGNILKSSIYLQSSESLVLKPFLQLRVNSTKSMIGHLLGASGAVEAVATIKAIQTGWVHPNINLENPDEAVVCYSFYDLTVCSFTLFQVVVFNLLCYVCIQDRDLLVGTKKESLDIKVALSNSFGFGGHNSSILFAPYK is encoded by the exons ATGGCTGTTTCTTCTTTGTCCTCCCCTCTGTGCACGTGGTTTCTTGCAGCTTGCATGTCCATTGCTTGCGAGAAAGATCATCTTCTAGAGTCCTCTATATTTCAGTATCCAAAGAGGCTGACGCAGAAGTCCAGACACAAGAAGCTCATAGGTTCAGTCCACTGTTCACAGAACTTACTTTCATCTTTCCAAGTATCTGGCATGCAGAGCTTGATGAGTTCCTGCCTGTCCTTGGAGCCATTTGAGGTGTTGTACAATTCAAATAGGTCATCTTCATCCTTGAACAGTATTTTCTCACTCTTTGgatcaaaatcatcaaatagAAGACAAATGCAGAAGAGAAGTGCAGTCCACTCTG GGGGTGTGGCTGTGGCCGTGCAACCTGAAAAGGAAATTATATTGAAGAAGAAACCTCTGACAAAGAATCGGCGGGTGGTTGTGACGGGGATGGGCGTGGTAACCTCAATAGGTCAAGATGCAGATACATTCTATAATAATCTTCTTGATGGTGTCAGTGGAATAAGTGAGATTGAGGCTTTTGACTGCTCTCAGTTTCCCACT AAAATTGCAGGTGAAATCAAATCTTTCTCAGCAGATGGATGCGTCTCACCCAAGCTTTTTAAAAGGGCAGATAAATCTGTGCTTTACTTGCTCACTGCAGGCAAGAAAGCCTTGGCAGATGCTGGAATTACAGAACAAGTAATGGATGTTTTGGATAAAACTAGATGTGGGGTTATTATTGGCTCTGCATTGGGAGGCATGAAA ATTTTTAATGATGCAATAGAAGCATTGAGGGTTTCATATAAAAAGATGAATCCATTTTGTGTACCATTTGCAACAACTAATGTGGGTTCAGCTATACTAGCAATGGATTTG GGATGGATGGGCCCTAACTACTCAATCTCTTCTGCTTGTGCAACTAGCAACTTTTGCATACTTAATTCAGCAAACCACATCATCAGAGGGGAAACA GACTTGATGCTTTGTGGTGGTTCTGATGCAGCCATTATTCCAATAG GCTTGGGAGGTTTTGTGGCTTGCAGAACTCTATCACAAAGGAATGATGATCCAACCAAAGCATCACGCCCCTGGGATACC GATCGCGATGGGTTTGTTCTTGGAGAAGGAGCTGGTGTTTTGCTCTTAGAAGAGCTAGAACATGCTAAG AGAAGAGGAGCAAAGATTTACTCAGAATTCCTAGGTGGAAGCTTCACTTGTGATGCTTATCACATGACTGACCCTCATCCTGATG GAATGGGAATAGCTCTTTGCATAGAGCAAGCCTTAGTTCAATCTGGTGTTTCCAAAGAAAATGTAAACTATATAAATGCACACGCCACATCCACCCTAAGAGGTGATCTTACAGAATTCCAAGCTATAGTTCGATGTTTTGGCCAAAACCCTGAGGTAAAAGGAAATATACTCAAATCTAGCATCTATCTTCAGTCTTCAGAATCCTTAGTTCTGAAACCATTTTTGCAGCTAAGAGTGAACTCTACAAAATCCATGATTGGCCACCTACTGGGAGCTTCAGGCGCTGTGGAAGCTGTAGCAACAATTAAG GCAATACAAACAGGATGGGTCCACCCTAACATCAATCTTGAAAATCCTGACGAAGCAGTGGTATGTTATTCCTTCTATGATCTCACAGTATGCTCTTTTACACTTTTCCAAGTAGTTGTCTTCAATTTATTGTGCTATGTCTGTATTCAGGACAGGGATTTGCTTGTTGGCACCAAAAAAGAAAGCCTGGACATAAAGGTGGCATTGTCAAACTCTTTCGGATTTGGAGGACACAATTCTTCCATCTTATTTGCACCTTACAAATGA
- the LOC110612699 gene encoding S-protein homolog 2 — protein MVPISWFHLSLFFSLLAISYNPVLARQPTQQLTSIQSKTDGLCFRFTVHVINGLSSNANPLLLQCRSLDDDLGNHTLNVGGDFHFSFKLKVFGGKTIFTCDLEWGAKHQHAIVFRDSIEASECCVGDDNCYWRAQDDGIYFTVDGQDKWDKIYDWLQ, from the coding sequence ATGGTTCCAATCAGCTGGTTTCACTtgtctctctttttctctctattGGCAATAAGCTACAACCCAGTTCTTGCTCGTCAGCCCACACAACAGCTAACATCGATACAAAGTAAGACTGATGGGCTGTGCTTCAGGTTTACAGTTCACGTCATTAATGGTCTGAGCAGCAATGCTAATCCACTGCTTCTTCAATGTAGATCACTGGATGATGATCTTGGGAATCATACACTCAATGTGGGAGGTGACTTTCATTTCAGCTTTAAGTTGAAAgtatttggaggaaaaacaatATTCACCTGTGATTTAGAATGGGGGGCAAAGCATCAACACGCGATTGTTTTTAGGGATTCTATCGAGGCCTCGGAGTGCTGTGTTGGTGATGATAATTGCTATTGGCGAGCACAAGATGATGGCATCTATTTTACTGTTGATGGCCAAGACAAATGGGACAAGATATATGACTGGCTTCAAtag
- the LOC110613680 gene encoding 3-oxoacyl-[acyl-carrier-protein] synthase II, chloroplastic isoform X3 gives MAVSSLSSPLCTWFLAACMSIACEKDHLLESSIFQYPKRLTQKSRHKKLIGSVHCSQNLLSSFQVSGMQSLMSSCLSLEPFEVLYNSNRSSSSLNSIFSLFGSKSSNRRQMQKRSAVHSGGVAVAVQPEKEIILKKKPLTKNRRVVVTGMGVVTSIGQDADTFYNNLLDGVSGISEIEAFDCSQFPTKIAGEIKSFSADGCVSPKLFKRADKSVLYLLTAGKKALADAGITEQVMDVLDKTRCGVIIGSALGGMKIFNDAIEALRVSYKKMNPFCVPFATTNVGSAILAMDLGWMGPNYSISSACATSNFCILNSANHIIRGETDLMLCGGSDAAIIPIGLGGFVACRTLSQRNDDPTKASRPWDTDRDGFVLGEGAGVLLLEELEHAKRRGAKIYSEFLGGSFTCDAYHMTDPHPDGMGIALCIEQALVQSGVSKENVNYINAHATSTLRGDLTEFQAIVRCFGQNPEVKGNILKSSIYLQSSESLVLKPFLQLRVNSTKSMIGHLLGASGAVEAVATIKAIQTGWVHPNINLENPDEAVDRDLLVGTKKESLDIKVALSNSFGFGGHNSSILFAPYK, from the exons ATGGCTGTTTCTTCTTTGTCCTCCCCTCTGTGCACGTGGTTTCTTGCAGCTTGCATGTCCATTGCTTGCGAGAAAGATCATCTTCTAGAGTCCTCTATATTTCAGTATCCAAAGAGGCTGACGCAGAAGTCCAGACACAAGAAGCTCATAGGTTCAGTCCACTGTTCACAGAACTTACTTTCATCTTTCCAAGTATCTGGCATGCAGAGCTTGATGAGTTCCTGCCTGTCCTTGGAGCCATTTGAGGTGTTGTACAATTCAAATAGGTCATCTTCATCCTTGAACAGTATTTTCTCACTCTTTGgatcaaaatcatcaaatagAAGACAAATGCAGAAGAGAAGTGCAGTCCACTCTG GGGGTGTGGCTGTGGCCGTGCAACCTGAAAAGGAAATTATATTGAAGAAGAAACCTCTGACAAAGAATCGGCGGGTGGTTGTGACGGGGATGGGCGTGGTAACCTCAATAGGTCAAGATGCAGATACATTCTATAATAATCTTCTTGATGGTGTCAGTGGAATAAGTGAGATTGAGGCTTTTGACTGCTCTCAGTTTCCCACT AAAATTGCAGGTGAAATCAAATCTTTCTCAGCAGATGGATGCGTCTCACCCAAGCTTTTTAAAAGGGCAGATAAATCTGTGCTTTACTTGCTCACTGCAGGCAAGAAAGCCTTGGCAGATGCTGGAATTACAGAACAAGTAATGGATGTTTTGGATAAAACTAGATGTGGGGTTATTATTGGCTCTGCATTGGGAGGCATGAAA ATTTTTAATGATGCAATAGAAGCATTGAGGGTTTCATATAAAAAGATGAATCCATTTTGTGTACCATTTGCAACAACTAATGTGGGTTCAGCTATACTAGCAATGGATTTG GGATGGATGGGCCCTAACTACTCAATCTCTTCTGCTTGTGCAACTAGCAACTTTTGCATACTTAATTCAGCAAACCACATCATCAGAGGGGAAACA GACTTGATGCTTTGTGGTGGTTCTGATGCAGCCATTATTCCAATAG GCTTGGGAGGTTTTGTGGCTTGCAGAACTCTATCACAAAGGAATGATGATCCAACCAAAGCATCACGCCCCTGGGATACC GATCGCGATGGGTTTGTTCTTGGAGAAGGAGCTGGTGTTTTGCTCTTAGAAGAGCTAGAACATGCTAAG AGAAGAGGAGCAAAGATTTACTCAGAATTCCTAGGTGGAAGCTTCACTTGTGATGCTTATCACATGACTGACCCTCATCCTGATG GAATGGGAATAGCTCTTTGCATAGAGCAAGCCTTAGTTCAATCTGGTGTTTCCAAAGAAAATGTAAACTATATAAATGCACACGCCACATCCACCCTAAGAGGTGATCTTACAGAATTCCAAGCTATAGTTCGATGTTTTGGCCAAAACCCTGAGGTAAAAGGAAATATACTCAAATCTAGCATCTATCTTCAGTCTTCAGAATCCTTAGTTCTGAAACCATTTTTGCAGCTAAGAGTGAACTCTACAAAATCCATGATTGGCCACCTACTGGGAGCTTCAGGCGCTGTGGAAGCTGTAGCAACAATTAAG GCAATACAAACAGGATGGGTCCACCCTAACATCAATCTTGAAAATCCTGACGAAGCAGTG GACAGGGATTTGCTTGTTGGCACCAAAAAAGAAAGCCTGGACATAAAGGTGGCATTGTCAAACTCTTTCGGATTTGGAGGACACAATTCTTCCATCTTATTTGCACCTTACAAATGA
- the LOC110613681 gene encoding 25.3 kDa vesicle transport protein, which translates to MVKLTMIARVTDGLPLAEGLDDGRDVKDIEMYKQQVKALFKNLATRQNEPSRMSIETGPYVFHYIIEGHVCYLTMCDRSYPKKLAFQYLEDLKNEFERINGAQIETAARPYAFIKFDTFIQKTKKLYQDTRTQRNIAKLNDELYEVHQIMTRNVQEVLGVGEKLDQVSEMSSRLTSESRIYADKARDLNRQALIRKWAPVAIVLGVVFLLFWVKTKIW; encoded by the exons ATGGTGAAACTGACAATGATTGCTCGTGTCACTGATGGGCTTCCACTAGCCGAGGGATTGGATGATGGCCGTGATGTGAAAGATATTGAAATGTACAAACAACAAGTAAAGGCGCTGTTTAAGAATCTTGCTACTCGCCAAAATGAACCTTCTAGGATGTCCATTGAAACGGGTCCTTATGTGTTCCA TTATATCATCGAAGGACATGTTTGTTACCTTACAATGTGTGATCGTTCTTACCCTAAGAAGCTAGCCTTTCAGTATTTGGAAGATCTGAAAAATGAATTTGAGCGCATCAATGGGGCTCAGATTGAAACTGCTGCCAGACCTTATGCCTTCATTAAATTTG aTACTTTCATACAGAAAACAAAGAAATTATACCAGGATACCCGCACTCAGCGGAATATTGCAAAGTTGAATGATGAACTCTATGAAGTTCACCAAATAATGACTCGCAATGTGCAGGAAGTACTCGGTGTTGGTGAAAAACTAGACC AGGTCAGCGAAATGTCCAGTCGATTAACATCAGAATCTCGCATATATGCTGACAAGGCAAGAGATTTGAATAGGCAG GCCTTAATTAGAAAGTGGGCCCCCGTCGCTATTGTGTTGGGAGTTGTTTTCCTCCTTTTCTGGGTTAAAACGAAGATCTGGTGA
- the LOC110613680 gene encoding 3-oxoacyl-[acyl-carrier-protein] synthase II, chloroplastic isoform X4, with protein MAVSSLSSPLCTWFLAACMSIACEKDHLLESSIFQYPKRLTQKSRHKKLIGSVHCSQNLLSSFQVSGMQSLMSSCLSLEPFEVLYNSNRSSSSLNSIFSLFGSKSSNRRQMQKRSAVHSGGVAVAVQPEKEIILKKKPLTKNRRVVVTGMGVVTSIGQDADTFYNNLLDGVSGISEIEAFDCSQFPTKIAGEIKSFSADGCVSPKLFKRADKSVLYLLTAGKKALADAGITEQVMDVLDKTRCGVIIGSALGGMKIFNDAIEALRVSYKKMNPFCVPFATTNVGSAILAMDLGWMGPNYSISSACATSNFCILNSANHIIRGETDLMLCGGSDAAIIPIGLGGFVACRTLSQRNDDPTKASRPWDTDRDGFVLGEGAGVLLLEELEHAKRRGAKIYSEFLGGSFTCDAYHMTDPHPDGMGIALCIEQALVQSGVSKENVNYINAHATSTLRGDLTEFQAIVRCFGQNPELRVNSTKSMIGHLLGASGAVEAVATIKAIQTGWVHPNINLENPDEAVDRDLLVGTKKESLDIKVALSNSFGFGGHNSSILFAPYK; from the exons ATGGCTGTTTCTTCTTTGTCCTCCCCTCTGTGCACGTGGTTTCTTGCAGCTTGCATGTCCATTGCTTGCGAGAAAGATCATCTTCTAGAGTCCTCTATATTTCAGTATCCAAAGAGGCTGACGCAGAAGTCCAGACACAAGAAGCTCATAGGTTCAGTCCACTGTTCACAGAACTTACTTTCATCTTTCCAAGTATCTGGCATGCAGAGCTTGATGAGTTCCTGCCTGTCCTTGGAGCCATTTGAGGTGTTGTACAATTCAAATAGGTCATCTTCATCCTTGAACAGTATTTTCTCACTCTTTGgatcaaaatcatcaaatagAAGACAAATGCAGAAGAGAAGTGCAGTCCACTCTG GGGGTGTGGCTGTGGCCGTGCAACCTGAAAAGGAAATTATATTGAAGAAGAAACCTCTGACAAAGAATCGGCGGGTGGTTGTGACGGGGATGGGCGTGGTAACCTCAATAGGTCAAGATGCAGATACATTCTATAATAATCTTCTTGATGGTGTCAGTGGAATAAGTGAGATTGAGGCTTTTGACTGCTCTCAGTTTCCCACT AAAATTGCAGGTGAAATCAAATCTTTCTCAGCAGATGGATGCGTCTCACCCAAGCTTTTTAAAAGGGCAGATAAATCTGTGCTTTACTTGCTCACTGCAGGCAAGAAAGCCTTGGCAGATGCTGGAATTACAGAACAAGTAATGGATGTTTTGGATAAAACTAGATGTGGGGTTATTATTGGCTCTGCATTGGGAGGCATGAAA ATTTTTAATGATGCAATAGAAGCATTGAGGGTTTCATATAAAAAGATGAATCCATTTTGTGTACCATTTGCAACAACTAATGTGGGTTCAGCTATACTAGCAATGGATTTG GGATGGATGGGCCCTAACTACTCAATCTCTTCTGCTTGTGCAACTAGCAACTTTTGCATACTTAATTCAGCAAACCACATCATCAGAGGGGAAACA GACTTGATGCTTTGTGGTGGTTCTGATGCAGCCATTATTCCAATAG GCTTGGGAGGTTTTGTGGCTTGCAGAACTCTATCACAAAGGAATGATGATCCAACCAAAGCATCACGCCCCTGGGATACC GATCGCGATGGGTTTGTTCTTGGAGAAGGAGCTGGTGTTTTGCTCTTAGAAGAGCTAGAACATGCTAAG AGAAGAGGAGCAAAGATTTACTCAGAATTCCTAGGTGGAAGCTTCACTTGTGATGCTTATCACATGACTGACCCTCATCCTGATG GAATGGGAATAGCTCTTTGCATAGAGCAAGCCTTAGTTCAATCTGGTGTTTCCAAAGAAAATGTAAACTATATAAATGCACACGCCACATCCACCCTAAGAGGTGATCTTACAGAATTCCAAGCTATAGTTCGATGTTTTGGCCAAAACCCTGAG CTAAGAGTGAACTCTACAAAATCCATGATTGGCCACCTACTGGGAGCTTCAGGCGCTGTGGAAGCTGTAGCAACAATTAAG GCAATACAAACAGGATGGGTCCACCCTAACATCAATCTTGAAAATCCTGACGAAGCAGTG GACAGGGATTTGCTTGTTGGCACCAAAAAAGAAAGCCTGGACATAAAGGTGGCATTGTCAAACTCTTTCGGATTTGGAGGACACAATTCTTCCATCTTATTTGCACCTTACAAATGA